The segment GATTACAAAAGGAATACTCGGAGGAATGATAACGCCTATAGTGCCCGCCGCCGCCGATATTGCCGCCGCGAACGAAGGGTCGTATTTTCTGTCCACCATTGACGGTATCATAAAAGAGCCTATCGCGGAAACCGTTGCAGGTCCGCTTCCCGAAATTGCCGCGAAGAACATACATGCCAAAACCGTAACCATCGCCAACCCGCCTGTTATAAATCCCACAAGCGCGTCCGCAAAGTTCACGAGCCGGCGCGAGATTCCGCCGTTGCACATGAGAGCGCCCGCAAGAATAAAGAACGGTATCGCAAGCAGCGGGAAGGAATCAAGCCCTGTGACCGCCTTCTGCGCAAGCATTTCCATCGGAATGTCCGACGTGAGAGCCATTGATACGGCGGTTGAAAGCCCCAAAGTGATGCCTATTGGAATGCTGAGGGCAATCGTAAATATCAGAATCGCAAAGAGGATAACGCCTTCCATTACGCTTGCTCCTCCTTTTTCGTTGCAGGGTTGTAAATGCCTTTGTGCAGCTTGTAAATTTCAACAACAAGCCTTGCGCACATGAGCAGACAGCCGGCAGGAACAGCGGCATACGGCCACGTCATCGGAATATCCATTGCCGCGGAAACCTGCCCCGTAGAATTCAGGAATACGAGCAGTTTCGTGCCGTACCACACAAGCAGAAGGCTGAATACAAACCACACGATCAGGACAAAATATTCAAACAGCACACGGTTTCTGCCTTTGATCATGTCAGCAAACATTTCGACCCTGAAATGGTCTCTCGTTTTCACGGCGTAGCTTGCGCCTATCCACGAAAGCCAAAGAAATATAAAGCGCGCCAGTTCTTCGCTCCAGGAAAGCGAGTTGGCGAAAACGTAGCGCATGATAACCTGCAGAAAGACAATTATTGTCATAAAGACAAGAGTCCACACGCAGAAATATTCTTCAAAATTATCAAAAAACTTTTTTATCGTCATCG is part of the Candidatus Equadaptatus faecalis genome and harbors:
- a CDS encoding TRAP transporter small permease; the encoded protein is MTIKKFFDNFEEYFCVWTLVFMTIIVFLQVIMRYVFANSLSWSEELARFIFLWLSWIGASYAVKTRDHFRVEMFADMIKGRNRVLFEYFVLIVWFVFSLLLVWYGTKLLVFLNSTGQVSAAMDIPMTWPYAAVPAGCLLMCARLVVEIYKLHKGIYNPATKKEEQA